In Hasllibacter sp. MH4015, the following proteins share a genomic window:
- the arsC gene encoding arsenate reductase (glutaredoxin) (This arsenate reductase requires both glutathione and glutaredoxin to convert arsenate to arsenite, after which the efflux transporter formed by ArsA and ArsB can extrude the arsenite from the cell, providing resistance.): protein MDLIFWHNPRCSKSRQALTLLEDAGHAPSVRLYLSQTPDEGEITELLNALGVAPRALMRRGEKIYKDLGLSEADDTALIVAMATHPILIERPILIAGEQAVIGRPPERVMALLEGLEKD from the coding sequence ATGGACCTGATCTTTTGGCACAATCCCCGCTGCTCGAAATCGCGACAGGCATTGACCCTGCTGGAAGATGCGGGTCACGCGCCGTCGGTCAGGCTCTACCTGTCCCAGACCCCCGATGAGGGGGAGATCACCGAGTTGCTGAACGCCCTTGGCGTCGCGCCCCGCGCGCTGATGCGGCGGGGTGAGAAGATCTACAAGGATCTGGGCCTGTCGGAGGCCGACGACACCGCGCTGATCGTGGCCATGGCGACCCATCCGATCCTGATCGAACGCCCTATCCTGATCGCGGGGGAGCAGGCCGTGATCGGTCGCCCGCCCGAGCGTGTGATGGCGCTGCTCGAAGGGCTCGAAAAGGATTAA